Proteins from one Setaria italica strain Yugu1 chromosome V, Setaria_italica_v2.0, whole genome shotgun sequence genomic window:
- the LOC106804107 gene encoding receptor-like protein kinase HSL1, producing MDTPRRASVYPRILGLVLVLLRAAAQPPPAGEARLLLEIKRAWGDPPVLAGWNATAAAALCSWPHVGCDASGRVVNLTLANANVAGAFPDAVGNLSGLTYLDVSNNSIRSVFPSALYRCASLQYLNLSQNYFGGVLPAEIGSGLAASLTTLDLDGNEFNGTIPASLSRLRNLEYLALNSNRFTGIIPAELGELASLQVLYLDNNPFNAGQLPASFKNLTNLVSLTASQCNLVGDFPNFLWSLKKLQQLYLYTNNITGDMVVDGFAARSLTEIDVSENKISGVIPEVFGGLENLTLLNLFMNNFSGEVPASIGQLPLLRILRLHTNRLNGTLPPELGKQSPGLYYVEVDYNEFTGVIPEGLCTGGNLQYLTAKSNRLNGSIPAGLANCTTLETLSLDNNQLSSDVPEALWTATQLYFVTLQGNQLTGSLPATILLNISTLRIGNNQFSGNIPAAVAALQVFTAENNRFSGAIPTSLGDGMPLLQRLSLSGNQLSGGIPRSVAKLSQLTQMDLSRNQLTGGIPAELGAMPVLSVLDLSSNKLSGNVPQALAKPQLTSLNLSSNQLSGKVPAGFATAVYDTSFLDNPGLCTAAAGSGYLTGVRSCAGGSQDGGSSGGVSHALRTGLLVAGAALLLIASAFAFFVVRDVKKRRRVAEQDDWKITPFVKDLGFGEAPILRGLTEENLVGRGGSGRVYRVAYTNRLNGRAGAVAVKQIRTAGKLDQKLEREFSSEAGILGSLRHNNIVRLLCCLSNAESKLLVYDYMDNGGLDRWLHGDALVAGGRPMARARSARREPLDWPARLGVAVGAAQGLCYMHHECEPPIVHRDVKASNILLDSEFRAKIADFGLATMLLQAGAPETMSAVAGSFGYMAPECAYTKKVSEKVDVYSFGVVLLELTTGKEANYGGEHGSLAEWARHHYQSGGSIPDATDKSIRYAGYSDDIEVVFRLGVLCTAEMPSSRPTMNDVLQILVKCSERTHQKGKTERGPEYEAAPLLSNGSGIEIEEKIDFDRIV from the exons ATGGACACACCACGCCGCGCGTCCGTGTACCCGCGTATCCTCGGTCTCGTGCTCGTGCTGCTCCGCGCGGCCGCGCAGCCCCCGCCGGCGGGCGAGGCGCGGCTGCTGCTCGAGATCAAGCGCGCGTGGGGCGACCCGCCCGTGCTCGCGGGGTGGAacgccacggccgcggccgcgctctgCAGCTGGCCGCACGTCGGGTGCGACGCGTCCGGGCGCGTCGTGAACCTCACTCTCGCGAACGCTAACGTCGCGGGGGCCTTCCCTGACGCCGTCGGCAACCTCTCCGGCCTCACGTACCTCGACGTCTCCAACAACAGCATCAGGTCCGTGTTCCCGAGCGCGCTGTACCGCTGCGCTTCGCTTCAGTACCTCAACCTCTCCCAGAACTACTTCGGCGGTGTGCTCCCGGCAGAAATCGGCAGCGGCCTCGCCGCGAGCTTGACCACGCTGGACCTCGACGGCAACGAGTTCAACGGCACCATCCCGGCGTCGCTCTCCCGGCTCCGGAACCTCGAGTATCTCGCGCTGAACAGCAACCGCTTCACCGGTATCATCCCAGCGGAGCTCGGCGAGCTCGCGAGCCTGCAGGTGCTGTATCTGGATAACAACCCGTTCAACGCAGGCCAGCTGCCGGCGTCGTTCAAGAATCTGACCAACCTGGTCAGCCTCACGGCGTCGCAGTGCAATCTCGTCGGGGACTTCCCGAACTTTCTTTGGAGCCTGAAGAAGCTGCAACAATTGTATCTGTACACGAACAACATCACCGGCGACATGGTCGTTGATGGATTTGCGGCGAGAAGCTTGACAGAAATCGACGTCTCAGAAAACAAAATTAGTGGAGTCATCCCTGAAGTGTTTGGGGGATTGGAGAACCTCACACTCTTGAACCTCTTCATGAACAACTTCTCCGGCGAGGTACCAGCCAGCATCGGCCAGTTGCCGTTACTGAGGATATTGAGACTCCACACCAACAGGCTCAACGGCACGCTCCCACCGGAGCTCGGAAAGCAGTCGCCGGGTTTGTATTATGTTGAGGTTGACTACAATGAGTTCACCGGCGTGATCCCGGAAGGGCTGTGCACCGGAGGCAACTTACAGTACCTCACCGCCAAGAGCAACCGATTGAACGGCTCCATCCCGGCAGGCCTTGCCAACTGCACCACTCTGGAAACCCTGTCGCTGGACAATAACCAGCTCTCCAGCGACGTGCCAGAGGCTCTCTGGACGGCAACGCAGCTTTACTTCGTGACACTACAGGGTAACCAGCTCACCGGAAGTCTTCCTGCGACGATTCTTCTCAACATTTCGACGTTACGCATTGGGAACAACCAATTCAGTGGCAACATTCCGGCTGCAGTAGCTGCTCTCCAGGTGTTCACCGCCGAGAACAACCGGTTTTCTGGTGCGATACCGACGAGTCTTGGCGACGGCATGCCGCTGCTGCAAAGACTCAGCTTGTCCGGGAACCAACTGTCCGGCGGGATCCCGAGAAGCGTTGCTAAGCTAAGCCAGCTGACGCAAATGGACCTGAGCAGGAATCAGCTCACCGGCGGCATACCGGCAGAGCTCGGCGCCATGCCGGTGTTAAGTGTCCTTGACCTGTCGTCGAACAAGCTCTCCGGCAACGTACCGCAGGCGCTTGCGAAGCCACAACTCACCTCCCTGAACCTGTCCTCGAACCAGCTGAGCGGTAAGGTCCCGGCCGGGTTCGCCACAGCGGTCTACGACACCAGCTTCCTCGACAACCCCGGCCTCTGCACCGCCGCTGCGGGATCCGGCTACCTCACTGGCGtccgctcctgcgccggcggATCACAAGACGGCGGTTCCTCCGGAGGCGTCTCGCACGCGCTCCGCACaggcctcctcgtcgccggcgccgcgctcctcctcatCGCCTCGGCGTTTGCCTTCTTCGTCGTCCGCGACGTCAAGAAACGGCGGCGCGTCGCGGAGCAAGACGACTGGAAGATCACACCTTTCGTCAAAGATCTGGGATTCGGTGAGGCACCCATACTCCGGGGCCTGACGGAGGAGAACCTCGTCGGGCGCGGGGGATCGGGGCGCGTGTACCGCGTCGCCTACACTAACCGGCTTAACGGCAGAGCCGGCGCGGTGGCCGTGAAACAAATACGGACCGCCGGGAAGCTCGACCAGAAGCTGGAACGCGAGTTCTCGTCGGAGGCTGGCATCCTCGGCAGCCTCCGGCACAACAACATCGTCAGGCTCTTGTGTTGCCTCTCCAACGCCGAGTCCAAGCTCCTCGTGTACGACTACATGGACAACGGCGGCCTGGACAGGTGGCTCCACGGCGACGCCCTCGTCGCTGGCGGGCGCCCGATGGCGAGGGCGCGGTCCGCGCGGCGCGAGCCGCTGGACTGGCCGGCGAGGCTCGGGGTGGCCGTCGGCGCCGCGCAGGGGCTGTGTTACATGCACCACGAATGCGAGCCGCCCATCGTTCACCGCGACGTCAAGGCGAGCAACATCCTGCTGGACTCGGAGTTCCGGGCCAAGATCGCCGACTTCGGGCTGGCCACGATGCTGCTACAGGCCGGGGCGCCCGAGACgatgtccgccgtcgccggatcGTTCGGCTACATGGCTCCTG AGTGTGCTTACACCAAGAAGGTGAGCGAGAAGGTTGACGTCTACAGCTTTGGCGTCGTCCTCCTGGAGCTCACCACCGGCAAGGAGGCCAACtacggcggcgagcacggcagCCTGGCGGAATGGGCACGACACCACTACCAGTCAGGAGGGAGCATCCCCGACGCCACAGACAAGAGCATCAGATACGCAGGGTACTCCGACGACATCGAGGTTGTTTTCAGGCTAGGCGTGCTCTGCACCGCAGAGATGCCATCGTCGCGGCCAACTATGAACGACGTGCTGCAGATCTTGGTCAAGTGCAGCGAGCGGACGCACCAGAAGGGCAAGACGGAGCGTGGCCCGGAGTATGAGGCTGCCCCGCTACTTTCCAACGGCTCGGGGATTGAGATTGAAGAGAAGATCGACTTCGACCGCATTGTCTGA
- the LOC101755300 gene encoding leucine-rich repeat receptor-like serine/threonine-protein kinase BAM2, which produces MAPPRRARARAYLHLLLAVVLLPCCCLPRRAAAQSPPAGEARVLLEIKRAWGDPPALAGWNATDAATLCSWPHVGCDAAGRVVNLTLANANVAGPFPDAVGDLTGLTYLDVSSNNITGVFPTTLYRCASLQYLNLSLNYFGGALPANIGSSHAASLTTLDLNGNKFNGTLPASLSELRSLQYLDLSSNSFTGAIPASLSGLGNLQLLGLNDNRFTGTIPAELGELASLQSLYLANNPFDAGQLPASFKNMSNLVSLWASQCNLVGDFPNFVWSLKKLQLLFLYTNSITGDMVIDGFAARSLTKIDVSDNKISGVIPEVFGGLENLTILNLFMNNFSGEVPASIGQLPLLRILRLHTNRLNGTLPPELGKQSPGLYYVEVDYNDFTGGIPEGLCTGGNFHELKAKSNRLNGSIPAGLANCATLGTLSLDNNQLTGDVPEALWTATKLYFVTMQSNQLTGTLPATVHFNISTLRIGNNQFSGNIPAAVAALQVFTAENNRFSGAIPASLGDGMPLLQRLSLSGNQLSGGIPRSVAKLSQLTQMDLSRNQLTGGIPAELGAMPVLSVLDLSSNKLSGNVPQALAKLQLTSLNLSSNQLSGQVPAGLDTAVYDTSFLDNPGLCTAAAGSGYLTGVPSCAGGSQDRASSGGVSHALRTGLLAAGAALLLIAGAFAFFVIRDIKKRRRVAEQDDWKITPFVKDLGFGEAPILRGLTQENIVGRGGSGRVYRVAYTNRLNGRAGAVAVKQIQTAGKLDEKLEREFASEAGILGNLRHNNIVRLLCCLSNAESKLLVYDYMDNGSLDRWLYGDALPAGGRPMARARSARREPLDWPARLRVAVGAAQGLCYMHHECEPPIVHRDVKTSNILLDSEFRAKIADFGLARMLLQAGAPETMSAVAGSFGYMAPECAYTMKVSEKVDVYSFGVVLLELTTGKEANDGGEHGCLADWARHHYQSGGSIPDATDKSIRYDGYSDEIEVVFRLGVLCTADMPSSRPTMNDVLQILVKCSEQTYHKGKTERGPEYEAALLPKRGSRRKQLSNDSGIDIEEKIDFDSIV; this is translated from the exons AtggcaccgccgcgccgcgctcgcgcGCGCGCCTACCTCCACCTGCTGCTCGCGGTCGTGCTGCTCCCCTGCTGCTgcctcccgcgccgcgcggccgcgcagTCCCCGCCGGCGGGCGAGGCGCGGGTGCTGCTGGAGATCAAGCGCGCGTGGGGCGACCCGCCCGCGCTCGCGGGGTGGAACGCCACGGACGCGGCCACGCTCTGCAGCTGGCCGCACGTCGGTTGCGACGCGGCCGGCCGCGTCGTGAACCTCACCCTCGCCAACGCCAACGTCGCGGGCCCCTTCCCGGACGCCGTCGGCGACCTCACCGGCCTCACCTACCTCGACGTCTCCAGCAACAACATCACCGGCGTGTTCCCGACCACGCTCTACCGCTGCGCTTCACTTCAGTACCTCAACCTGTCCCTGAACTACTTCGGTGGCGCGCTCCCGGCTAACATCGGCAGCAGCCACGCCGCGAGCCTGACCACACTCGACCTCAACGGCAATAAGTTTAATGGCACCCTCCCGGCGTCGCTCTCCGAGCTACGGAGCCTCCAGTATCTCGATCTGAGCAGCAACAGCTTCACCGGCGCCATCCCGGCATCGCTCTCTGGACTCGGGAACCTCCAGCTTCTCGGGTTGAACGACAACCGCTTCACGGGCACCATCCCGGCGGAGCTCGGCGAGCTCGCGAGCCTTCAGTCGCTGTATCTGGCAAACAACCCTTTCGACGCAGGCCAGCTGCCGGCGTCGTTCAAGAATATGTCCAACCTGGTCAGCCTCTGGGCGTCGCAGTGCAATCTCGTCGGAGACTTCCCCAATTTTGTTTGGAGCCTGAAGAAGCTGCAACTATTGTTTCTATACACAAACAGCATCACCGGCGACATGGTCATTGATGGATTTGCTGCGAGAAGCTTGACAAAAATCGACGTCTCAGACAACAAAATTAGTGGAGTCATCCCGGAAGTGTTTGGGGGATTGGAGAACCTCACAATCTTGAACCTCTTCATGAACAACTTCTCCGGCGAGGTACCAGCCAGCATCGGCCAGTTGCCGTTACTGAGGATATTGAGACTCCACACCAACAGGCTCAACGGCACGCTCCCACCGGAGCTCGGAAAGCAGTCGCCGGGTTTGTATTATGTTGAGGTTGACTACAATGATTTCACCGGCGGGATCCCTGAAGGACTGTGCACCGGAGGCAACTTCCACGAACTCAAAGCCAAGAGCAACCGATTGAACGGCTCCATCCCGGCAGGCCTTGCCAACTGCGCCACTCTTGGAACCCTGTCGCTGGACAACAACCAACTCACCGGCGACGTACCAGAGGCTCTGTGGACGGCGACGAAGCTTTACTTCGTGACAATGCAGAGTAATCAGCTCACCGGGACTCTTCCGGCCACGGTGCATTTCAACATTTCGACGTTACGCATTGGGAACAACCAATTCAGTGGCAACATTCCGGCTGCAGTAGCTGCTCTCCAGGTGTTCACCGCCGAGAACAACCGGTTTTCTGGTGCGATACCGGCGAGTCTTGGCGACGGCATGCCGCTGCTGCAAAGACTCAGCTTGTCCGGGAACCAACTGTCCGGCGGGATCCCGAGAAGCGTTGCTAAGCTAAGCCAGCTGACGCAAATGGACCTGAGCAGGAATCAGCTCACCGGCGGCATACCGGCAGAGCTCGGCGCCATGCCGGTGTTAAGTGTCCTTGACCTGTCGTCGAACAAGCTCTCCGGCAACGTACCGCAGGCGCTTGCGAAGCTACAACTCACCTCCCTGAACCTGTCCTCGAACCAGCTGAGCGGTCAGGTCCCGGCCGGGTTGGACACAGCGGTCTACGACACCAGCTTCCTCGACAACCCCGGCctctgcaccgccgctgccggatcCGGCTACCTCACCGGCGTACCTTCCTGCGCCGGCGGATCACAAGACCGCGCTTCCTCCGGAGGCGTCTCGCACGCACTCCGCAcgggcctcctcgccgccggcgccgcgctcctcctAATCGCCGGTGCGTTCGCCTTCTTCGTCATCCGCGACATCAAGAAACGGCGGCGCGTCGCGGAGCAAGACGACTGGAAGATCACGCCTTTCGTAAAAGATCTGGGATTCGGTGAGGCACCCATACTCCGGGGGCTGACGCAGGAGAACATCGTCGGCCGCGGGGGATCGGGGCGCGTGTACCGCGTCGCCTACACCAACCGGCTTAACGGCCGAGCCGGCGCGGTGGCCGTGAAGCAAATACAGACCGCCGGGAAGCTCGACGAGAAGCTGGAACGCGAGTTCGCGTCCGAGGCTGGCATCCTCGGCAACCTCCGGCACAACAACATCGTCAGGCTCTTGTGTTGCCTCTCCAACGCCGAGTCCAAGCTCCTCGTGTACGACTACATGGACAATGGCAGCCTGGACAGGTGGCTCTACGGCGACGCCCTCCCCGCCGGTGGGCGCCCCATGGCAAGGGCGCGGTCCGCGCGGCGCGAACCGCTGGATTGGCCGGCGAGGCTCAGGGTGGCCGTCGGCGCCGCGCAGGGGCTGTGTTACATGCACCACGAGTGCGAGCCGCCCATCGTTCACCGGGACGTCAAGACGAGCAACATCCTGCTGGACTCGGAGTTCCGGGCCAAGATCGCCGATTTCGGGCTGGCCAGGATGCTGCTGCAGGCCGGGGCGCCCGAGACGATGTCCGCCGTTGCCGGATCGTTCGGCTACATGGCTCCTG AGTGCGCTTACACCATGAAGGTGAGCGAGAAGGTTGACGTTTACAGCTTCGGCGTCGTTCTCCTGGAGCTCACCACCGGAAAGGAGGccaacgacggcggcgagcacggctgcCTGGCGGACTGGGCACGGCACCACTACCAATCAGGAGGGAGCATCCCCGACGCCACAGACAAGAGCATCAGATACGACGGGTACTCTGACGAGATCGAGGTTGTCTTCAGGCTCGGCGTGCTCTGCACCGCCGATATGCCGTCGTCGCGGCCAACCATGAACGACGTGCTGCAGATCTTGGTCAAGTGCAGCGAGCAGACGTACCACAAGGGCAAGACGGAGCGTGGCCCAGAGTATGAGGCGGCTCTGCTACCCAAGCGCGGCAGTCGCCGGAAACAGCTTTCAAACGACTCGGGGATCGACATCGAAGAGAAGATCGACTTCGACAGCATTGTCTGA